One Dioscorea cayenensis subsp. rotundata cultivar TDr96_F1 chromosome 19, TDr96_F1_v2_PseudoChromosome.rev07_lg8_w22 25.fasta, whole genome shotgun sequence genomic window, atttcaataatataGTCTAAAACTATTTTTCAGAATTGGATTAGAATTGATATCTTAATATGATGctaattaaataactttttagataatactttttaataagaaatagtgacataatttttaatcaaatagaTGTGATAATATAGATAGTGAAGAATTTCTATTTAGGGTAATGCTATGCTTATCgactatatttttaaatgaataatagTTTTTGTTTCCTCAATGCTACAAACTATATGATATCCCTCGAATATAATTGATAGACAActcattcttaaaaaaaaaaacaattaaaaaataataaaatttatggcTATTAAAGTCACATGCATGCACATTAGTGTTAATGGGTCAGGTCTTGGGCAAGCTTATCTAGCCCCCCAAACCCACCAACCTAACAAGATCAAGCAATGTCCAAAAGTTATAATCATAGCtagattatttaattaagatCATTAATACCCcaacttaattatatattaaatgtttgaattttctttcaatttgtaATTTCTTAAGCATCATTTTGCTTCCCCAACTACTAGTGCACTCAACAAGCTACTAACCAAAAGTAGTCTCAAAAGCAAGCCACCATTTCTGAGTGGGAACTTTCTAACTCTGTCTTAATTAAccacaatatataattatatcacTAATGACAATTAGAGCAATCAGACAAGAACACCCATATGATcaccatgatatatatatatatatatatatggcaaagTTGTCTTAGTGTTCAACTTTCACCCTGcactattatttcaaaacatCACACTTCCAATATTCAATATAACTTTCAcaaatgaaaatgtaaaaaaaaggaaaaaatagataaataaaagttGTTGATAAACTTCATCCTGCCAATATTGAGAGTCATCTATTTGACTTGGTTCATTAACTAACAAGCcagtaaataaattaaagagaaTGCATTCTGATCCACTAAAGACTGTAACACTATAGTTAACCTTTTATAATAATTCATAACAAAATGATGAGTGGGTTTCTTGATATTTTTCCTCAACAAGAATGCATCcacttatattattatatatataagttccCCTCAGATGATGACTTCATTTGATGGAGATGCTTGCAAAGAAAATGGAGAACTTGGCATGCACGAATTCAAACCTTGGTTATATATCTTCAATTCCATGCATGCACATCTAAAATCAAAATGCACTGCTTTGCAAATGCTCTTCCCACTAATTCAGTGAAAGTAATATTGATGTTGATTATTGCTCTCACTGTCATACACAGAAGAATCGAATGAAGACAAAAATGGAACAGATATTACCATATTTCTCGTAACAAAtacttgtttaattattattagtattactattattttgataattaataagCGACAAGTGTTATTCATTTAAGATAAGTCAAGAATGTATGCAAGTGTGAAGCATAACCACATAAGCTTAATAAATTAACACCTATATTTTTACCTTACATGGATTTTGGAATTTGATCTCAAATTCTTTCTAAAACAAATACTTTATGTAAGGAGCCTTATACCTAAGTATTAGTatgtgtttaattatttttttggatagcAAGTTTTTTTAGATTGAtctttattttctataattatgttttaaatgttattaagtttcttatatctatataaaataatatttaaagttttaatcaTAAATTCTATTTTAGGTGCattcaatatatacatattgatttatttttgaacctaaaattgtttgtttttctacCCAAGTCTAAAACTTATGCCAAAGTTCCATCATtacactattattattattattattattattattattattattattattaaatttgtgtttaattttaaatgaaagcATTCTCTAATGAACTAATTTGTTTAACTAATTAATATCGTTGTTTAACTAATATTGATGGTTAATCAGAGTGTTCaaatatatttctaaatatatatttattttctgcaatatttttatttgattttatttttattatgtcttTGAGACTTGTAGATTATTTTGTTGGGCCCTTTGGTATGTCCTTTTTAAGGCATTAAGACATTATTAAAGTAGGCCTGATAACTTTGATAGTTATAATCAGGTGTGaaaaaagttttcttttctaactTAATTTAGAGACTTCTACTCTTCGTcccttaaaatttcaaaaaaaaaatataattttctaagtgttatattatttattcaacAAGAAACCATTTGGGACTTTGATACTTGCGTTATGTGCTATCAGAACTCTGAAACTGCTGATCATCTCCTGATTCACTGTGACTTTACTTTCCGTATCTGGTCTTTCTTCAAGACCTATCTTAAACTGCATTCGCTGCCAGTTACGCTTGAGCAGGTTTGGACCACCTGGATTCCTTCCCTTGATGCGAGCTTGCGCACCTCTTGGGACCTTCTTTCCAGAACAATTTTCTGGAACATTTGGTTGGAAAGAAACAACCGCATTTTTAATCATACCTTTCTTCCAACAgatacaattttatttaaaatatctcatATGTTTACTGACTGGTGTTCTGCAGCCAGAGACTCGTCACAACTTCTCTCCAGTGACTCCTTCCAGTCTGTTAAGCGCTCCCTTGAGTTCCTGAGCGCTAGATCTGCTGACGTCGCCAATAGCTCGACCCACGCCAAGCCCCACGAGTGATCCTCCTTTTCTCTAACTGAGCTGGCCTTTGTTACCTTCTGGTCTGGCCTTTGTTACCTTCTGGTGGACTTCGTCACCTCAGTCTCAGAccgttttctttttatttttcttttcgtctGCTTGTTCTGGTTCGCCACACTGCTGGTGTAGCGTCCATTTTGCTTTGtgggtttttgttgttttatttttctcggTTCTCCCTTCCGTCTTTTGTTTTGGTGTTTGTTGCTCTGTCGGTTAACTTTTGTCTGTTTTCtgattttttcaataaattcgtggtttatccacttttattaaaaaacaagaaaccattttatttattcataaaaaattatatgtttagcAGGCATGtgtaaattattttgttttcaagtgATGAGTTTTTTTGCTAAAAACGATATAAATCTAACACAAATTTTGTTTATTCTACTGTAACTGATCTCTTTGCCTCAACATTTACATAATTCCATTACTCGAGTCATACATACACAAACATATGATGGAGGCCTACATTAATTAAATCCAAATATACACATGAGTAAAGAAAATTTACTTCAATATCATTCAtgtccatttttaatttttatttcatacaAACAATTCATTTTAAAGTTATGGATGGTTTTTaaagtaattatatataattatatatatatatacatatatatttgtccTTTATATATGACTTTGCATCTTAGGATATAACCACAGCCACAAGCGTgacatatgattttttaataaggTAGATAAGTCAAATAACTCAAGGGAGAAAGAAAATGCCCTTGTTTGCCCCAGCAAAAATAAATGGAATAGTCATATAATGGCAAAGactatatatgatatataattaactagtctttgataaaaaaaattaaataatcttgTGTTATATGACCGagctatacatacatatatatacagtgCATTGAAAGGCTAGCTAAAACAGtgttggagatcatgcttgcaTATGGACAAACATATCAAAGAACCGCATGGCTTGAACTAGAACACAAGATACGAGTACTAAATGGTTTACAAGAGATGCGATCCATGACTACAATGAAAGCCATGATCAGCTCAAAATCAACTCCTGGTTTAATGACAATGGTgaacacatcatcaccaagaaaCACCGATGTGTTTTTTGCCTTTTTCCTTGAGATCTCCGCAATGACATCACCAGTTCCAGTGAGAATGCTGCAGTGTCTCCTCCAAAAACAGCCTTCTATCTTGTAATCAGGCTTTGCTGCAACATGACCATGACCGGTGGAGACTGTAGAGTTCAACATGAACACTTGTGCTTCATCACTGCTTTGCATGATAGATCTCTTCCCCATTGAGAAGACTTCAGTTCTCAATCCATCTTCTAATTTATATCCATTCCATTTATCATGCAGGCTAAATATCTGTGAGgatatatagataaatcacatgCAATATGGTTAATATATATAGTGAGAAAgagggaaagagagagaaacaCATACAATATTAATTGTTTACTTAATTACCTGTGGATGGAGTGATAGAAGAGGAGATCCAGAGCCATCCATTAGTAAGAGATCACCAGAAAGGAATTTGTGTCTTCTTGAGTAGTTGTCCACCCTGAAGGCTAGCTTGCCACTGGAATCATAGACAGAGAAGCCATCTGTTCCATGAAAAGCCATGCTTGACTTCTTCCACACTGTCCACACTGTTTCATGGTTATCACCTTTTCTTACTGGCTTTCCAATATTATCAGGATGTATTCTACCCATGATATatcaagaaagaaataaaagagatgTGGAAACTGATGGAGAGGAGAGGAAGGACCGAAGGAGATCAAGAAGGGTTAGGTCTTTTTATATATGGAGAGGAATATGTGAATTGGAGCTAGAGTAGGTTTAAAGGTTTTCTAGTGTGTCATGTCTGACAAGATGGCCATTTGGTCATAAAAAGTCTGATGAAAAAGATAGACCAAGAAGAGTATAGAAATAGCATTCTCATCATGTGCATGTCTTTGGAGAGTCATCCATTTGgccatgttttttattataagtgTGTCATTTTTGAATTCATAGTACGGCCGTCAATGTCAGAGGTAACTGTACATTACGTTCCTATGCTTTGCTTACTGTTAAGGAGACCACTGTTATGGTTGACAAGAATAGTCACACTCTCGTGCATGTCATGCATGAGCAATTTATAACAGAATTTGAGGTGCAATACtgctcttttttttctttttctttttcttcaatttgaaacacacacacacacacacacacacacatatatatatatatatatagagagagagagagagagagagaggagaaaatatggaaatatTTGGTAAAATGACTAACATGTTTTTGTAGAAAGAGCACGCAACATGAAAATGATGTGTTTGTAGTGTTCCATGTCATATTATTGTAAACTCTCAAGTGGGGTCTACTTTGGGTAGGTAAGTTAGAtttatattcaatttaaaacatacaatggaaaatgatatatatttggtttttaCTATCATGTCTTGTTCTTATatattggtttatatatatatggattagCACTCATTTAGGGTTTGTGTGCattgtaatataatatatagacATATTACTGTCATAATTGAGACCAAATGGATCTTAATAAATCAGAAGTGGCTGGtataatgaaaagaaattgtgattttgttttaatgtgATTTTCCCATGTTTGAACTCAAAAATTGAGTTTTCTAATTAATTGGAAGTTAAACATGTTGGGTTAAAATGTCAAAGTTATGAGTATAATTTGTAGCCAATAGACTTTCTTTaacttataataaattaaatttgaattattttgaaccaattttactcataatcttatttttattgcattgtaataaagaaagagaatgatgtAAAGCAAAAACCtataaaaagcacaaaattagagaaaaagaagagcatAATTTCAACAAAAACAGAACAAGTAGATTAGAAAATTTAGCGCTTAGACGTTACAACATAAAAAGGTACAAAACAGAAATTATAGTGCCTAGGCGCTATAGTCTTTGGCGCCTAGGTGCTACCCCGAGTTATAAAAGGGGCTAGGGTTGAGACGAAAAGGGAAGAGAATTTCAGAGATCAAGTGGTTGGGAGTGAAGATTTGGCGCGGATTCAGTGCcaggctttagtttttagtttttctttgtttatttgattatgaaccttattCATATGTCAAactttgcaattattatgttctaaatactttttctagggctacgatGTAGCCAGATTATGAAAACCTAGGTTCATGTTTGTTTAATtcaattgatgcttgtttcaagactatgttggatattttaatctatgcttaatgcttgtgattgcttgatcaccaattgtattattagtaatttgatttgagaccaagaggtgataattgaattaggtcttggttgaaatatcgtataatcatcataagatagagatatttatgaggttgtatgcatcattataaatttctagagcttaatgagttccataggctcacagttatctcagagatgatgttaccttatctagtggaatatgctattgatgcagagaaagatcaatatgtaatttagagaagtttgatgacaacataagtaacaaacattgattgattgaactaGATGATCTAGGTAGAATTAGTTTAGGTGAAttcggaaaccctagaatctcttgacattgatttcttctcatctaactatctttctctagttcttgaattagattttctaaattaaatctattcaatctcattagtaaagtagaattagggtaagtaattttagtaattaataaaCTCAATCCTCATGGGATaatactctcttatcattatattacttgtttgtgATAGCATATACTTGCGTTATAAAAATCACAACAACATAAACACAGtaataatattcatatattagTGAAGAATATGTTTCTTGACTTGATTAAGCCATGGAAAACGAAGTTGTGGTCCCTTtctagattaattaattaattggggattgatgatattttagcaAGGAGGTGTTTGTGTTGGAGTTGAACTCATGCTAGACTCAATCATTATCATGCAAGGGAACATTCTTGGAGGATGGAAAATTCATCATATTGTATTGtgcttttgattgattaatagacATAATCACTTACCTAACAAAATTAAtgactttaaatatatgttgattttgtaataaatgatatatcatataactaaaaatatcattaaaattaaGTAGGAAATCTCTCAATGATATTAAAATAGTGGTAATTGCCCTACAGACATTATAAAATTAACTCAATCATGCTTGACAAATTAAGAAATATAACAagtggcatatatatatatatatatatatatatataaatcattcacAATGAATTAATAGCAAGATTATAATCTAGAAATGAAACGGATCAACCATAAGACAAAAGCATGAGATTGTGTTTAACACTAAAAGACATTCTGAGAACAAAATTAGGCCACTGATCGCATCACCTAATTTTGTCCTtagaatttatatataagatGTATCTTTGactaaatttcttatttaaatgGAACAACTTACTACTTTGCACCTCCTAGGTAGCaataacttaattaaataacaagCATGTGGATGATGAACTGACTTCAGAGAAAATTAAAGGACTCATGTCACATTCCACAATGATCTGCCTCCCAAAACCATGTACTTTCATACATCAACTGAGCAACTtggatttataaaattaattagaaaaaagaagaatatcatactaacttttcttttaaataattaaaaaccctTCACGGGTTCTAGAGGATGAAGTGAAGGAAAAGGTTGATGTCCTCTTATTGAAAAATTTAGGTTTTCTTAATCAATTTCTTTAATgcaataaataagtaaataaataaataaaaataaatcaaagatgatGGGTTGTAAAATCCTAAGAATATTTTTAtgtgcttttttattttattaatttgcatCTTGTGTTTAGGGAATAATATTATCGTTAATTATGCAAGTAGGCTTTTGTTAGGGAGGAGATTAGGCGTCGGTGAATTAATATGAACAAAATGTAATGGAGTTAGTGTGACGTAACCCCCTCACCaaactatttaaattaattcttgGCTCCCACTTGCATTGTAGATTTTGATAGACCAGGAAGTCTAGTTTTGATTTAGAGTTTAGCAACcctttaatagatttttttttatggtttttaaaaactcctattttttaaaataattatatatatatatatatatatatatattgatcggGTTGGTTAATGGTTAACTTACTTCTAATTAGTTGTTTGAATTTggataaacaataattataaatgtGCCAATCTTTACTTATCTAACCAAGCTCAAAATCTTTTTGATTCAAGATTGATAGTGGTTAAACTGATACCAAGCTactatatattgatttaaaatGGATATTAATTTCAAACTCATTCAATTGActcaattgaatttaaaaaattttgcaacAATGTTTTGTATTATCACTGTTTTTGTGgtcatttgtgtttttttacttGGTGttgtctatttatttatttatatttttatgcatttgtagtttatctattttttatttttttttaaattgtaacaaaaatatattcatggataatttattaatttattatttattaacttcaaatatattaatttatgagCTACAATAATGAATTTTAGCTACCCGGTTATAAATTTGTGTAATTATTTTCTATATGATTCGTACacgattttgattttttttttttgtcaataatttattttatttttaattaatataaagtttGATCTTATTCTTGTTTAATAAGTTAGAAAGTAAtccataattaatatattctgGGCCAAAATGTAACCGGGCTTGAGCTCTTGATATTTAGGGGATTGCtcgtatacatacatatataatgaTACCGAATAAACTAAGGTTACATGATTTAAGTCAATGAGAAGCCCAATATGTGTCACTTAGTCCAAGACTAATTTTTGCTCAAAGAACTTGATGGTATATTTTCCATAGACGGAAGTCCTTCAAATGGAGAGTCCTTAATTAAAAGGGAAATATAGagctaaaatttatttaacaaaatattatgaaataatatgtttgatcttactctaatttttttttattcctgaTAAAACAATGTGAAAGGGGAAAATTCATATGATTAACTCTAATTGATTGAATTTAACaacttattattgttgttgtcacCGTAAATTGGtggtatattttatttctataaattaACAAAGGGTAAATTGGTGGTATATTTTATGTTCAACTTCACAATattgatataaaattaataatattcagATTATCTAAAGAGAATGCTTATCTTCTTGACGATGTTGATATAAAACCAAATATTATCTTCATGTATGGTTAGATGGCCCCATGCACTTGATAGTGATGCTTCTTAGTTGTGTTTTGTATAAAATATCATGAGTTGATTGTCTCAcctatattaaatattaaagacATTCAGACATGCATGATGAATTATTGAGAATGGATGATTAAATCAGGATAATGAAAACCACAATACATTGGATCAAAGTTATGATATGTTTGATGAGTTTGtagctaataataatattatatttaaagtattttttactaattatatatatagatatatttttctgTTTCAGTTCTTAATTTGTTTGGTTCCTGCAGGTATATATAtgttccatttcttttttttttttaataaattcttaatttatcaattttattcatatatatatatatattccaaactATCATCCTCGCAtcaaaatttttctaattttttttatatttcatctattttattagtaaatataatatttgcgTCAACACCAAGGGGAAGTTCTAAACCTAACTAATGAAATACttaaaagttaatattatttaaatagagTTACACATATGATGAAATATGACGAAGGacttttaattcaaattaatctATGATATATtgatatgagagagaaataataataataataataataataataataataataataataataataataaaaagaaccaCAACAAAACTGATCATGACTacttaacttaaaaaaatcatatatagcTTTACCTAGCGTTCAATCAATACTTTTATAATGCCGTGTGGTGCATGACATCTATATACTAACAAGATGGGGGACAATTTTGACAatgagatataaataaataaataaatacacacacatatatatatatatatatatataaacaaagatgCATATGTTGAAtcagaaaaaaaactaatctcatatattaatatatataagatcGATAACTATATAACTTGATTTATGCTTAAAGTAGCAGTTATAAATAGTTAGTCGATCAAAAAGCGAAGTACAACAATAATTGAAGATATAAAGAACGGCATGTATTCTTACCTCCCTCTAATTTTAAGCTTAAAatccaaatttattaaaaagcaaaCACACAcagaattaataaataaatagtactCTTAAATTGAGGCCAAAATGTAAAAgtatgatgatgaagatgatgatcatgatgagAATAAGAGAATCTCCTTATAAATTGCACATGCAATACTGTCTTGcaggataaaaataaaaccccACCACCCTTGTCACCAGATATGtaaacaaacacacatgtaACACTTTCAGATCAAATTGGTActcattctatatatatatctctcaaCCAAAAGAAACGAACCAATGTGACAGCTTCACAGAAAGAAATTCCATTTTCAAGCTCACCAACTCCATAACAAGAAAAGAATCCAATGTATGAATAACCCATCAAATAAATCTCAACCATCCATTATAGTTAACAATACACTGATCATGAATTGAAACATGATGATATTTTCATATAGTTAGCCGGTGCATACCCTGCTGCAGCTACCTCATCTAGCATAGCAATGGCAAATGGAGAGGATTAGACACAGGAGGTGCAGTTGCAGGTCTTCGGGACGAAGGCGCAAACACCGTAAGGCTTATCGGGGAGGTTGCAGTCGATACCGAAACAGCATGGCATGGAAGAGCAGTTGGTTGGATCACTGGCTGAGCAGCACCTGCAAGCCAAGCAAAGTTGGAACGGTCCTAGCATGCGGCGGCTGTTGTCAGCGCTGATCGATACGTTACTCATCGGTCCATATTCAACTGATATCATCGGAAAGTAGCCTGTACAAACCGCTCCtgcatgtatataatatatatatatatatatatatatatatataaaggcatTAGAATTGGTATTAATAAAGGGTGAATTAAGAGTTaggattttatacctttcatGAAGAATGAagagtggaggaggaggaggagagtgatcAGTGTGAGGAAATTGATTGCTTGGTACTTGATCATAGTGGAGAAGGGATGGAGAAGTTAGGAGGAGGATGTGTGTTAGAGAGGAGAAGAAACATAGCAAGTGGTCATATCTTTATCTTGTTAATGATGTAAGCCTTTTGGGCATGTTAAGGAAGGGTCCATGGTGTTGTCATCTGCACAGAAACTCATGAGGATGAAATGACAAGAATGCCATGCCATTGGTTTATTAGGATTGAGTGGGAAAGGAATGGCTAAAAGTCT contains:
- the LOC120249288 gene encoding protein LURP-one-related 5-like produces the protein MGRIHPDNIGKPVRKGDNHETVWTVWKKSSMAFHGTDGFSVYDSSGKLAFRVDNYSRRHKFLSGDLLLMDGSGSPLLSLHPQIFSLHDKWNGYKLEDGLRTEVFSMGKRSIMQSSDEAQVFMLNSTVSTGHGHVAAKPDYKIEGCFWRRHCSILTGTGDVIAEISRKKAKNTSVFLGDDVFTIVIKPGVDFELIMAFIVVMDRISCKPFSTRILCSSSSHAVL
- the LOC120283949 gene encoding uncharacterized protein LOC120283949, which encodes MIKYQAINFLTLITLLLLLHSSFFMKGAVCTGYFPMISVEYGPMSNVSISADNSRRMLGPFQLCLACRCCSASDPTNCSSMPCCFGIDCNLPDKPYGVCAFVPKTCNCTSCV